In Palaemon carinicauda isolate YSFRI2023 chromosome 32, ASM3689809v2, whole genome shotgun sequence, the genomic stretch GattaaaaaaacataatatttatattcaagatgaaaaagctaattagtctctctctctctctctcctctctctctctctctctcctctctctctctctctctctctctctctctctctctctctctttgcaatcaCTTTGGCTGTCTGTGATTAAAAACACATAATTATATTCAAGATGAAAAAgctaattagtctctctctctctctctctctctccttctctctctctctctctctctctctctctctcttaaaatatgtatatatgtaaataagataaaaatatgtattcaAGACAAACTTAATCAAGGCTATGTAAATCACAACGATTTACAAAGGCTTCAATTTAACTAGTATTCTACCTTATCACTTACATTGTTAATTCATTATATAATATTGGAAATATCGTTTATTGAAACAATTAAAGCTTTTAGTACATAAATCTAGAAGCGCTGTTTTTCCGTTAGAGATGCGTAACCTCAAACGCTTAAATCCTTAACAGCTATTCGCTGTTTTACGGAGTTTCTCACAAAGGTAAAACAACCATTTTCCCTCTCTTTTGTGATGGCAAAGCAATAGAAAATGACGTCGTCTCGTCATCTAAGATAGCGGAATCCCATTCAGTCATCGAACAAAATCATCGTTTAAAACTTGACACCAGAATCGGAAATGTCGGAACCACATTTCGATGACCAAAGGCGCCAACACTGCACTTTAATCTAAGGCTTTTTGCTCTCATCCTTAATTGAAGGGTCGTTTCCCTATACGTTCTATCAATGGCTTACAGCAATTCCTGTGTAGAAGGTTTGATGGTCATCGGTTAATGGAGTATATTTTTATTATGGTtataaaaaacaaattgaaattCCAAATTGTGTCGAGTATTGGGATATATgaagtggttttatatatatatatatatatatatatatatatatatatatatatatatatatatatatatatcaaacctcttTCTCTTGAGAAATCAGTGTATAAATGACATAGCCTTGATTAAGCTTGCCTTGAATAAAAATGTTCatcttatttacataaataaatatttcaagagagagagagagagagagagagagagagagagagagagagaggagagagagagagagagagagggagaggaagagagagaaaaaaaaactaattagctTTTTCATCTTGAATATAAATATCTGTTTTGTTAATTACACAGACAGCCAAAgggactgcagagagagagagagagagagacagagagagagagagagagaaagaggagagagagagagagagagagagagagagagagagaaagggttctTTACAGCGTCTATGGCAGATTCCACAAACTCAATGGCTGCATAAACAAGTCTAGTCTATTTAATGTCTCTTTAAAACAGGGATGAAAATAGAGTTGGACTTCGTTAATGCCTCCTTTCATGGGAAGTGCCTGTGTGAAAGTGCCGCTGTTTGGAAGTGTTGTATTATGGAGGTGTTGTATTGTGGAAGTGTTTTATTATGGAAGTGGTGAAGTACGGATGTGTTGTAGTTTCGAAGTGTTGTATTTTTGAAGTGCTTTATTATGGAAGTGTTGTACTTCGGAAGTGTTGTAGTGTGGAAGTGCTGTAATATGGAAGGGTTGTAGTTTGGAAGTGTCGTAGTGTGGAAGTGTTGTAGTGTGGAAGTGTTGTAGTTTGGAAGTGTTGTATTGTGGAAGTGTTGTACTGTGGAAGTGTTGTGGTTTGGAAGGGTTGTATTGTTGAAGTGTTGTATCATAGAAGTGTTGTATTGTGGAAGTGTTGTAGTTTGGAAGGGTTGTATTATGGAAGTGCTGTAGTGTGGAAGTGTTGTAGTGTGGAAGTGTTGTATTATGGAGGAGTTGTAGTGTAGAAGTGTTGTACTGTGGAAGTGTTGTAGTTTGGAATTGTTGTAGTTTGGAATTGTTGTATTATGGAAGTGTTGTGTTGTGGAAGTGTTGTAGTTTGGAAATGTTGTAGTTTGGAAGTGTTGTATTGTGGAAGTGTTGTAGTTTGGAAATGTTGTAGTTTGGAAGAGTTGTATTATGGAAGTGTTGTGTTGTGGAAGTGTTGTATTGCGGAAGTGTTGTAGTTTGGAAATGTTGTAGTTTGGAAGTGTTGTATTATGGAAGTGTTGTGTTGTGGAAGTGTTGTATTGTGGAAGTGTTGTAGTTTGGAAATGTTGTAGTTTGGAAGAGTTGTATTATGGAAGTGTTGTGTTGTGGAAGTGTTGTATTGCGGAAGTGTTGTAGTTTGGAAATGTTGTAGTTTGGAAGTGTTGTTGTGTGGAATTGTTGTAGTTTGGAAGTGTTGTAGTGTGGAAGTGTTGTAGTTTGGAAGGGTTGTAGTTTGGAAGGGTTGTATTATGGAAGTGTTGTGTTGTGGAAGTGTTGTATTGCGGAAGTGTTGTAGTTTGGAAATGTTGTAGTTTGGAAGTGTTGTATTATGGAAGTGTTGTGTTGTGGAAGTGTTGTATTGTGGAAGTGTTGTAGTTTGGAAATGTTGTAGTTTGGAAATGTTGTAGTTTGGAAGAGTTGTATTATGGAAGTGTTGTGTTGTGGAAGTGTTGTATTGCGGAAGTGTTGTAGTTTGGAAATGTTGTAGTTTGGAAGTGTTGTTGTGTGGAATTGTTGTAGTTTGGAAGTGTTGTAGTGTGGAAGTGTTGTAGTTTGGAAGGGTTGTAGTTTGGAAGGGTTGTATTGTGGAAGTGTTGCGTCTTGGAAGTGTTGTATCGTGGAAGTGATGCGTCTTGGAAGTGTTGTATTATGGAGGTGTTGTATTGTAGAAGTGTTGTATTTTGGAAGTGCTGTATTATAGAAGCTTTGTAGTTTGGAAGTGTTGTATTGTGGAGGTGTTGTATCATGGAAGTGTCGTAGTGTGGAAGTGTTGTAGTTTGGAAGTGTTGTATTATGGAAGTGTTGTACTTCGGAAGTGTTGTAGTGTGGAAGTGTTGTAGTTTGGAAGGGTTGTAGTGTGGAAGTGTTGTGGTTTGGAAGTGTTTTAGTTTGGAAGTGTTGTATTTTGGAAGTGCTATATTATGGAAGTGTTGTATTGTGGAAGTGTTGTAGTTTGGAAGTGTTGTTGTGTGGAAGTGTTGTACTGCGGAGTGTTGTAGTGTGGAAGTGTTGTACTGTGGAAGTGTTGTTGTATGGAAATGTTGTAGTGTGGAAGTGTTGTATTATGTTCAGAAAATATTAGtggtttttcatatcaaaataaggactggatgtgattattattattattattattattattattattattattattatttatgaattaatCACAATgaatttcgatattattattattattattattattgttatcattattattattattattcatgaattaATCACAatgaattttgatattattattattattattattatttatgaatcaATCACAATgaatttcgatattattattacaattattattattagtattattattattattattattattattatcttcttttttattattattattattatttatgaattaatcacaatgaattttgatattattattattattattattattattattattattattattattattattattattatttatgaattaatCACAATgaatttcgatattattattattattattattatcatttatgaatttcgatattattattactattattattttattattattattattattattattattattattattattattatcatttattgaattaatcaaaataattttagatacgtatgaaaaaaatataattcaacatataTCCAAAAATACACCGAAAAATACAAACTAAAAAAATTCCTGTAATTCTGTAAGACAACGTAAATGAAAAATACAGTAGGGGCATCGTTACAGGAATCTGAACTGAACTATTTCAGCGCTGAAATTCAGATTAAAAGTTTATCCATGGAGctgtatcggggggggggggggggcgattataAACATTTTGTATTCTCGTCCGCTTTTATGTATTTATAACTGTATTGTTACGTTTTATGTATCGTAAGCTTATATTGCTTTCTGATTTTGTATCCGATTTTTTGTGTTTTGGTAATTCAGGGGTTTGTTTGAattatgtatgtagatgtatatatgtgtatatatatttatatatatatatagtatatatatatatatatatatagatatttacaaatatatgtacatatgtaaccatatttatacacacacacatatatatatatatatatatatatattatataatatatatatatatatatatacatatatatatatatatatatatatatatgtgtgtgtgtgtatatatatatatatatatatatatatatatatatccatatatatctatatatatatacactatatatatacataaatatgtatatatatatatatatatatatatatatatatatatatatatatatgtatatataatctatgtatatataggtatatgtatatcgtacaatttatatatataatatatataatatatatataataaatatatatatatatatatatatatatatatatatatgtatatatatacaataatatatatatgtatatatatatctatatacaaataatatatatatgtatatataatatatatataatatatatatatgtgtgtgtgtgtgtgtatgtgtgtgtgtgcgtttgtatgtaagACACCAATGTACTACCACTTTCTCATCGTAAACAGAATCACATTATTAAAATTGTCCCTTTGTTAAaccagcaaatctctctctctctctctctctctctctctctctctctctctctcctctctctctctctgtgggatttACTTCAAGAAGATTAAACACGTAGGGATTTAATTCGTGAAGACAGATGACGTTTGTGGTGGTAAATGTTGGCGTGCGACATGTCACACGTCCGTAAATCTCTCTGGGATCATTTCTCAGTTTTGCCAATATACAGTGGTTGTCGTTgaatgtatgtaagtgtgtgcgtgtgtgtgtgtgtatatgtgtttatatatatatatgtatatattatatatatatatgatagatagatatagatatatatatatatatatatatatatatatatatatatcgtgtacagaaatatatattatatatatatatatatatatatatatcgtgtatatatatatatatatatatatatatatatatatattatatccgtgtacatgtatatatatatatatcgtgtacataaatatatatatataatatatatatatatatatatacatacacacacatatatatatatatatatatatatatatatatatttaaaaaatatatcttcatcattttcataataagtatatatatgaacatattttttttctatatgtgtacacatatatatatgtgagtgtatatatattatatataatatatatatatatatatatatatatatatatatattatatatatatgtggtttgtgtatatatatacatatatatataaattatatatacacatatatatacattacaatgcATAACTGTTGGCTCAGATTTTGTGATAAGCATTGCTTTATGAAACGAATTTAGTTTATACAAttcactcacagagagagagagagagagagagagagagagagagagagagagagaatgacatctTTTATCAGAACAATATGGACACCAACGTTTTATAAAAGCATACTTCCAGAGATGTTCGCTTCGAACTACATCGTCAACAGACGCCACATTTGAAACCTTGCAATTTGCAAAGTCATGTGGCTTTGATGTTCCCCTTAAGTGCATATAACGTGTGCATTGCAAGTGAACTTTCATTGCCAGACACACACTCGGGCAATCTGCATATGTCATTGCGGGATTTGCGAGTCACATTAAAATTACATAGTTATGCAATGGCGCCCTGATTTTccagttgggagagagagagagagagagagagagagagagagagagagagagagagagagagagagagagagatgtaaaaatgGCATATTGTTTGACAAAAATAACCTTAgttttttattagagagagagagagagatatgtaaaaaTGGCATATTGTTCGACAAGAATAATCTAgttttttattagagagagagagagagagagagagagagggagagagagagagagagagaatatgcaaaaATGGGCATATTGTAGTACAGGAATAATATtggttttttatgagagagagagagagagagagaggagagagagagagagagagagagatggagagagagagagagagaagg encodes the following:
- the LOC137625483 gene encoding uncharacterized protein, which translates into the protein MQVVDNGVASLWAVYNTSTLQHSAVQHFHTTTLPNYNTSTIQHFHNIALPKYNTSKLKHFQTTTLPHYNPSKLQHFHTTTLPKYNTSIIQHFQTTTLPHYDTSMIQHLHNTTLPNYKASIIQHFQNTTLLQYNTSIIQHFQDASLPRYNTSKTQHFHNTTLPNYNPSKLQHFHTTTLPNYNNSTQQHFQTTTFPNYNTSAIQHFHNTTLP